One segment of Anatilimnocola aggregata DNA contains the following:
- a CDS encoding sensor histidine kinase yields the protein MFERRSLRLPITLGVVLIVLVVLMLVGTILTLVIALLSSPTGAGWYWAWLSIGTTLLILILLGVIMYLVLSIKAVNLTRRQSNFIDSVTHELKSPIASLKLYIQTLNRRQISPTEQESFFKDMLEDVERLDQLINHLLDVARMDRVAKPGEEADVAIDDVLRSCTQQVCLRHQVPLETVRLDLAPAIIHCRRVDLELVFRNLIDNAVKYAADENPSVEVKMDFSESGRVIVRVCDNGRGIPPELRRKIFGRFVRLGSELERDKPGTGLGLHIVRTLLGRLRGQIQVRDRPQGRGTMFEVNLPGTQRAALAETEDKPSPSNPIPTNTES from the coding sequence ATGTTTGAACGTCGCTCGCTCCGCTTGCCGATCACGCTGGGCGTCGTGCTAATCGTGCTCGTGGTCTTGATGCTGGTCGGCACGATTCTGACGCTCGTCATAGCGCTCCTCAGTTCTCCCACTGGCGCAGGCTGGTATTGGGCTTGGCTATCCATCGGCACGACGTTGCTCATTCTGATCTTGCTCGGTGTCATCATGTATCTGGTGCTGTCGATCAAGGCAGTCAACCTTACGCGGCGGCAGTCGAACTTTATCGATAGCGTCACCCACGAATTGAAGTCCCCCATCGCTTCGCTCAAGCTTTACATTCAAACGCTCAATCGGCGACAGATCAGCCCAACAGAGCAGGAATCGTTCTTTAAAGACATGCTCGAAGATGTTGAGCGCCTCGACCAACTTATCAATCACCTGCTCGATGTGGCTCGCATGGATCGCGTGGCTAAGCCCGGCGAAGAAGCCGACGTGGCAATTGACGACGTCCTGCGCAGTTGCACTCAGCAAGTTTGCTTGCGGCATCAGGTCCCGCTCGAAACGGTCCGATTGGACCTAGCCCCCGCAATCATTCATTGCCGCCGGGTCGATCTCGAACTGGTCTTTCGTAATCTGATCGATAACGCCGTGAAGTACGCAGCCGATGAGAATCCGAGCGTCGAGGTCAAAATGGACTTCAGCGAATCGGGACGCGTGATTGTCCGCGTTTGCGATAATGGCCGCGGCATCCCCCCCGAACTTCGCCGCAAAATCTTCGGCCGCTTCGTGCGATTGGGGAGCGAGCTCGAACGAGATAAGCCCGGTACGGGTCTCGGGCTGCATATCGTCCGCACGTTGCTCGGCCGCCTGCGCGGCCAGATCCAGGTGCGCGATCGGCCGCAGGGCCGGGGGACGATGTTCGAGGTAAATTTGCCAGGGACACAGCGCGCAGCCCTCGCCGAGACCGAAGACAAGCCTAGTCCATCGAATCCTATTCCAACGAATACAGAGAGCTGA
- a CDS encoding ABC transporter permease subunit/CPBP intramembrane protease: MSVEPTPADKLGVVRQSWVTRVVRLTRKELRETLRDRRTIVTLVLMPLLLYPIISVVFQQFMLLSAPADSAMHWTIAASDESEVLELMQRVKLGDSWLRETGEIKSAAENVETTKPSGSVPSATSLLQQALPEPQLDRIQGVYDSDLLALVNGGVADVAIRVHQRDEDDPQRLDFDLIYLPKSSYGRDLAKFIDRRLRAANDALLYRELKILGGDDRPRISWSHQPIRTDDETVQIASLIPLILILMTMTGAVYPAIDLTAGERERGTLEALMAAPVPRLGLLLAKYFAVLFVALMTAVINLTAMTITLQASGLSKLLLGPHGLPISTVFAVLGLLLLFAAFFSAVMLTVTSFARSFKEAQAYLIPLVLLSLAPGFLSLLPGLKLEGVLAITPLANIVLLSRDLLQNRAEPIAAATAVITTVLYALAALAFAAKIFGSDAVLYGSQGSWADLMRRPSEPQPLPTLAQAATAVAIIYPSYFVVNGLLGQMTTGTMQQKLTWSAAGLGFVFFLIPLGLSLWQHLRLTTAWQLRIPSPLAVIGAGLLGLSLWPFAHELVVLAQHLGISTLSSADLAKLIPGVEKFIEQLQQVPFAFVLISMAIMPAICEELFFRGYLQNALQQKLPYWGAILISAALFGVFHLSVGGLAVLERVISSAMLGLVLGWICWRSGSVWPGMLLHMVHNGLLMAMARWKSDIQKFGFDPENESHLPGQLLAVAAVMAIVGAALVFVGKRKASP; the protein is encoded by the coding sequence ATGTCTGTCGAGCCAACACCTGCCGACAAGCTGGGCGTCGTCCGGCAATCGTGGGTTACCCGCGTCGTGCGCCTGACGCGCAAAGAACTGCGTGAGACGCTGCGTGATCGCCGCACCATCGTCACGCTGGTGCTGATGCCGCTGCTCCTCTATCCGATCATTAGCGTGGTCTTTCAGCAGTTCATGCTCCTTAGCGCACCGGCCGATAGTGCGATGCACTGGACCATTGCCGCCAGCGATGAATCGGAAGTTCTCGAACTGATGCAGCGCGTGAAGCTCGGCGATAGTTGGCTGCGCGAAACGGGCGAAATCAAGTCTGCCGCCGAGAACGTCGAAACCACCAAGCCCAGCGGTTCGGTGCCGAGTGCAACTTCGCTGTTGCAGCAAGCGTTGCCAGAGCCGCAACTCGATCGCATCCAAGGTGTCTACGATTCCGATTTGCTGGCGCTCGTCAATGGCGGGGTGGCCGATGTTGCCATTCGGGTCCACCAGCGGGATGAAGATGATCCGCAGCGACTGGATTTCGATCTGATTTATCTGCCGAAGAGTTCGTATGGCCGCGATCTGGCCAAGTTCATCGACCGCCGCCTGCGCGCCGCCAACGATGCCCTGCTGTATCGCGAATTGAAGATCCTGGGTGGCGATGATCGGCCGCGGATCAGTTGGTCGCACCAGCCCATTCGCACCGACGACGAGACGGTGCAGATCGCCTCATTGATTCCACTGATTTTGATTTTGATGACCATGACCGGCGCGGTTTATCCTGCGATCGACCTGACTGCCGGGGAGCGAGAGCGGGGCACGCTGGAAGCTTTGATGGCCGCCCCCGTCCCACGCTTGGGACTGCTCCTCGCCAAGTACTTTGCCGTGCTCTTCGTGGCACTGATGACCGCGGTCATCAACCTCACGGCCATGACAATCACCTTGCAGGCCAGCGGCCTGAGCAAACTGTTGCTGGGTCCGCACGGTTTGCCAATCTCTACCGTCTTTGCCGTGCTTGGCCTGCTGCTGCTGTTTGCTGCGTTTTTCTCGGCGGTAATGCTCACCGTCACCAGCTTTGCCCGTAGCTTTAAAGAGGCGCAGGCCTATCTGATTCCCCTCGTGCTCCTTTCGCTGGCTCCCGGATTTTTGAGCCTCCTGCCCGGATTGAAACTGGAAGGTGTGCTCGCGATTACGCCCCTGGCGAACATCGTGCTCCTCTCGCGCGACTTGCTGCAGAACCGCGCGGAGCCGATTGCCGCCGCCACCGCCGTGATAACGACCGTTTTGTATGCCCTCGCTGCCCTGGCTTTTGCGGCGAAGATCTTCGGCAGCGATGCCGTTCTGTATGGCAGTCAGGGAAGTTGGGCCGACTTGATGCGTCGCCCCTCCGAGCCGCAACCACTGCCGACGCTGGCTCAGGCAGCCACGGCAGTCGCCATCATTTACCCGAGCTACTTCGTGGTCAACGGCCTGCTTGGGCAAATGACCACAGGCACCATGCAGCAAAAGCTGACGTGGTCCGCCGCCGGTTTGGGGTTTGTCTTTTTCTTGATCCCGCTCGGTCTCTCCCTTTGGCAGCACTTGCGGCTAACGACCGCGTGGCAATTGCGAATCCCTTCGCCGCTGGCGGTCATCGGCGCGGGTTTGTTAGGACTCAGTTTGTGGCCGTTCGCGCACGAACTCGTCGTACTCGCGCAGCATCTGGGCATCTCGACACTCTCTTCGGCCGACCTGGCCAAGCTGATTCCCGGCGTCGAGAAGTTCATCGAGCAGTTGCAGCAGGTGCCGTTTGCGTTCGTGCTAATCTCGATGGCGATCATGCCGGCGATTTGCGAAGAACTGTTCTTTCGCGGCTATCTGCAGAATGCTCTACAACAGAAATTGCCCTACTGGGGAGCGATTTTGATTTCAGCGGCCCTCTTCGGTGTGTTTCACTTGTCGGTCGGCGGCCTGGCAGTACTCGAACGCGTGATTTCGAGCGCTATGCTTGGCCTCGTGCTGGGCTGGATCTGTTGGCGCAGCGGTAGCGTGTGGCCCGGCATGCTGCTTCACATGGTCCACAACGGTCTGCTGATGGCCATGGCCCGTTGGAAGTCGGACATTCAGAAGTTCGGCTTCGATCCCGAGAACGAATCGCACTTGCCGGGGCAGCTCCTCGCGGTGGCAGCGGTCATGGCGATTGTCGGTGCCGCCCTCGTGTTTGTTGGCAAACGCAAGGCGAGCCCATGA
- a CDS encoding sulfite exporter TauE/SafE family protein, producing MPPYLTVLLILLASSVVQGAVGFAGGLFAIPLLLMMGISAPEAVSINMVASTVQNALGAWRLRREIDFRVAFRPTIIRFITLPLGVATLYWVGNANKDLASQVVGCIILLILAAQWLLSVPPQDQLHWAWEILAFSFGGFLLGLCGMGGPMMVLWVMAHRWPIIKAKAFLYFIFSTGMLPQAFFLWLFFGDEIFGAIGLGLAGIPSLIIGMLIGLKIGSHLPDHVIRRLTIAVLVVIALSSIIVPMLKSKPAAARLSAPYTTHGACHV from the coding sequence GTGCCCCCTTACCTCACGGTTTTGTTGATCTTGCTGGCCAGCAGCGTGGTGCAGGGGGCTGTTGGTTTTGCGGGTGGTCTGTTCGCGATTCCGCTGTTGCTGATGATGGGCATTAGCGCGCCCGAAGCGGTGTCGATCAATATGGTCGCATCGACGGTGCAGAACGCCCTGGGTGCCTGGCGACTGCGGCGAGAAATCGATTTTCGGGTGGCCTTTCGCCCGACGATCATTCGTTTCATCACGTTGCCGCTGGGAGTGGCAACGCTCTACTGGGTCGGCAACGCCAACAAGGATCTGGCGTCGCAAGTCGTCGGCTGCATCATCCTGCTGATTCTTGCCGCTCAATGGCTGCTTAGCGTGCCGCCGCAAGATCAGTTGCACTGGGCTTGGGAGATTCTCGCTTTCAGTTTCGGGGGCTTCCTGCTGGGACTGTGCGGCATGGGTGGCCCGATGATGGTGCTGTGGGTGATGGCTCATCGCTGGCCAATTATCAAGGCCAAGGCTTTTTTATATTTCATCTTCAGCACCGGCATGTTGCCGCAGGCTTTTTTCCTGTGGCTCTTTTTTGGCGACGAGATTTTCGGGGCCATCGGGCTTGGGCTGGCCGGCATTCCCTCGCTCATCATCGGCATGCTGATCGGACTGAAGATCGGCAGTCACCTGCCCGATCACGTCATCCGCCGGCTGACGATTGCCGTTCTGGTGGTGATTGCACTTAGTTCGATCATCGTGCCGATGCTAAAATCAAAACCAGCTGCTGCTCGCTTATCAGCCCCTTACACCACTCACGGAGCCTGCCATGTTTGA
- a CDS encoding YhcH/YjgK/YiaL family protein has protein sequence MIIDHLSRADLYQGLGPRFAQAFDFLRSADVLNLPLGKHELEGDKLFALVQEYTPKPRSVGKFEAHERYWDVQFVARGVERMGWAARSRLTVTEPHDATKDVGFFAGSASDPGDFVLVPASFFTVFGPHDAHMPGVAVSDDPASDFTLSSHLSGPTEQQVRKIVIKVDPRN, from the coding sequence ATGATTATCGACCACCTTTCCCGGGCCGATCTGTACCAAGGACTGGGACCGCGGTTCGCCCAGGCCTTCGACTTTTTGCGCTCTGCTGACGTCCTCAACCTGCCGCTCGGCAAGCACGAACTAGAGGGGGACAAACTGTTCGCCCTCGTGCAGGAGTACACTCCCAAACCGCGCTCGGTCGGCAAGTTCGAAGCCCACGAGCGGTACTGGGACGTGCAATTCGTCGCCCGCGGCGTCGAACGGATGGGCTGGGCTGCACGCTCGCGCCTGACGGTTACCGAACCTCACGATGCGACCAAGGACGTGGGCTTTTTCGCCGGTTCGGCCAGCGATCCGGGCGATTTCGTCCTGGTGCCTGCCAGCTTCTTTACCGTCTTCGGCCCCCACGATGCTCACATGCCCGGTGTCGCCGTCAGCGATGACCCCGCCAGCGACTTCACGCTATCTTCACACCTCTCCGGCCCCACCGAGCAACAGGTGCGAAAGATCGTCATCAAGGTCGATCCCCGCAATTGA
- a CDS encoding AAA family ATPase, with the protein MCSVVLGKPEVVRMCLVALLSGEHVLLEDVPGVGKTLVAKALAKSVSGHFCRLQFTPDLLPSDILGSTVYDAKDAKFVFHRGPIFANIVLADEVNRAPPRTQSALLEAMSEGQVSVDGQTMQLPVPFLVIATQNPYEYEGTYALPESQLDRFLVRISVGYPNAADERRVLSSHRLGEPVQDLQPAVTGEQILQLQQAVRQVRVDDSLGDYLLEIVHLTRQCAELRVGVSTRGALSLYRAAQSLALIEGRTFVIPDDIKRLTPAVFAHRVLLKGLARTSHREAAEGIIRRLTDQVAVPR; encoded by the coding sequence ATTTGCAGCGTGGTGCTGGGTAAGCCCGAAGTGGTGCGGATGTGTCTCGTCGCGCTTTTGTCGGGCGAGCATGTGCTGCTGGAAGATGTGCCAGGCGTGGGCAAGACTCTCGTGGCAAAGGCTTTAGCCAAGAGTGTTTCCGGGCATTTTTGTCGGCTACAGTTCACCCCCGATCTGCTCCCCAGCGACATTCTGGGGAGCACCGTTTATGACGCGAAGGACGCGAAGTTCGTGTTTCATCGCGGGCCCATCTTCGCCAACATCGTGCTCGCCGACGAAGTGAACCGGGCTCCACCCCGCACGCAAAGCGCGCTGCTCGAAGCAATGAGCGAAGGTCAAGTTTCGGTCGATGGCCAGACCATGCAGCTGCCTGTGCCGTTTCTGGTCATTGCCACGCAAAACCCTTACGAATACGAAGGGACTTACGCCCTTCCCGAGAGTCAGCTCGACCGGTTTCTGGTTCGCATCTCGGTGGGCTATCCGAACGCTGCCGACGAGCGGCGCGTGCTGTCGAGCCATCGCTTGGGCGAGCCTGTGCAAGATTTGCAGCCCGCCGTGACGGGCGAACAGATTCTGCAACTGCAGCAAGCCGTGCGGCAAGTGCGCGTGGACGATTCGCTCGGCGACTACCTGCTGGAGATCGTTCATCTCACGCGGCAATGTGCCGAACTGCGTGTCGGTGTGAGTACGCGCGGCGCGCTCAGTTTGTATCGGGCGGCCCAGTCGTTGGCCTTGATCGAAGGGCGCACCTTTGTGATTCCCGACGATATCAAACGCTTAACGCCTGCTGTGTTTGCTCATCGCGTGCTCCTCAAGGGGCTCGCTCGCACGTCGCACCGCGAAGCGGCCGAAGGGATCATTCGCCGCCTAACCGACCAGGTGGCCGTGCCGCGCTAG
- a CDS encoding DUF58 domain-containing protein codes for MSYQLQARLTREGWYYLAVLVFIVGGAALCHVNLLVVLGGMMLAPLLINWRLSLASMRGVSIRPLPFRAVHAGQPLIAEFEISNERRWFAAWLLTVEDRWTMDRSVPPAGVTPLFARLRDVAELFHSVQTVATTFCPHLGPGESVRVHYELVFSRRGQYRSPAVRLRTCFPLGLVEAEVLIAVPRAVLILPRIGRLSAEWTHRIAAAISGEGEPQLRQRASDGDFFAVRPWQAGDSTRWLHWRTTARAGRPMVKQFEREASRMVAIVLDPYLPPTPTAGEQARLEGAISFVCTALADLAQRDVGQLAVLIASAEQQCWVGSRSPVFLEEVLAQLALLKSETNDHRSAAGAKLEAELPASACVLVVSSRPGSDEPEILPPGAIEQTSSLSAQHTIRVASAEFSSLYSLE; via the coding sequence ATGTCCTATCAACTGCAAGCCCGACTGACGCGCGAAGGCTGGTACTATCTGGCCGTGCTCGTCTTCATTGTCGGCGGCGCAGCGCTTTGCCACGTGAACTTGCTGGTTGTCTTGGGCGGCATGATGCTGGCCCCGCTGCTAATCAACTGGCGGTTGTCGCTGGCCAGCATGCGCGGCGTTTCAATCCGCCCGCTGCCGTTTCGCGCGGTGCATGCCGGGCAGCCGTTGATTGCCGAGTTCGAGATCAGCAATGAGCGCCGCTGGTTTGCCGCCTGGCTGTTAACTGTCGAAGATCGCTGGACGATGGATCGCTCGGTTCCGCCCGCCGGAGTGACCCCGCTGTTTGCCCGCCTGCGTGACGTGGCCGAATTGTTTCACTCGGTGCAGACGGTGGCGACGACGTTTTGCCCGCACCTGGGCCCCGGCGAATCGGTCCGCGTTCACTATGAACTGGTCTTTTCGCGCCGCGGCCAATACCGCTCGCCTGCGGTTCGCCTGCGAACTTGCTTTCCGCTTGGTCTGGTCGAAGCTGAGGTGCTGATTGCCGTGCCGCGCGCGGTGCTGATCTTGCCGCGCATCGGCCGCTTGAGTGCCGAGTGGACGCATCGAATTGCTGCTGCCATCAGTGGTGAAGGAGAGCCGCAATTGCGACAGCGGGCCAGCGACGGCGACTTCTTTGCGGTTCGCCCGTGGCAAGCGGGAGATAGTACTCGCTGGCTGCACTGGCGCACGACAGCCCGCGCGGGGCGACCGATGGTCAAGCAGTTCGAGCGCGAAGCGAGTCGGATGGTAGCCATCGTGCTCGATCCTTACTTGCCTCCAACTCCCACTGCTGGCGAGCAAGCTCGGCTCGAAGGTGCGATTAGTTTCGTCTGCACCGCGCTGGCAGATCTGGCCCAGCGCGACGTGGGTCAATTGGCGGTTTTGATCGCCAGTGCCGAGCAGCAGTGTTGGGTGGGTTCGCGTTCGCCCGTGTTTCTGGAAGAAGTCCTGGCCCAGCTGGCATTGCTCAAGAGCGAAACGAACGATCATCGGTCTGCCGCTGGCGCGAAATTAGAAGCTGAACTCCCTGCATCGGCCTGCGTGTTGGTGGTCAGTTCGCGTCCGGGCAGCGATGAACCGGAGATTCTGCCGCCCGGCGCTATTGAACAGACTTCGTCACTTTCGGCACAGCACACCATTCGCGTTGCCAGCGCCGAATTCAGCTCTCTGTATTCGTTGGAATAG
- a CDS encoding ABC transporter ATP-binding protein, whose translation MITVEQLTKTFPNPGRDVVAVDHLSLVVPRGEVYGLLGENGAGKTTTLRMILGLLAPTSGYAEVDGFRSVESPDAVKARIGLVSTSAGLYQWLTPRELLLFFADLYGVPDETAAQSLDNLSRLFDLKDFLDRRSATLSTGQKQRVNLARSLIHDPPVLLLDEPTRGLDVLGSKVIFDFIAAARNLGKAVIVSTHRLDEAERLCDRFGLLHKGRLMHEGTMSELRMRTSCDTLTEMFLKGLSAADLLEARN comes from the coding sequence ATGATCACCGTCGAACAGTTGACCAAGACATTCCCCAATCCAGGCCGCGATGTCGTCGCCGTCGACCACTTATCGCTGGTCGTACCCCGCGGTGAAGTTTACGGCCTGCTCGGCGAAAACGGAGCTGGCAAAACGACGACCCTGCGGATGATTCTGGGCCTGCTTGCGCCGACCAGTGGCTATGCCGAGGTCGATGGCTTTCGCTCGGTCGAATCCCCCGACGCCGTGAAGGCGCGCATTGGCCTGGTGAGTACCAGCGCCGGTTTGTACCAATGGCTGACGCCGCGCGAGTTACTCCTCTTCTTTGCCGATTTATATGGCGTGCCTGATGAAACAGCCGCCCAGAGTCTCGATAACCTCAGCCGGCTGTTTGATCTGAAAGATTTTCTCGACCGCCGCAGCGCTACCCTTAGCACAGGACAAAAGCAGCGGGTGAATCTCGCGCGCTCGTTGATTCACGATCCGCCGGTGCTGTTGCTCGACGAACCGACCCGCGGGCTCGATGTGCTTGGCAGCAAGGTGATTTTCGATTTCATCGCCGCGGCCCGAAATTTGGGCAAAGCGGTGATCGTCAGTACGCACCGCTTGGATGAAGCCGAACGGCTCTGCGATCGGTTTGGGCTGTTGCACAAAGGACGCTTGATGCACGAAGGAACGATGTCCGAACTGCGCATGCGGACGAGCTGCGACACGTTGACCGAAATGTTCTTGAAAGGACTTTCGGCCGCCGACTTGCTGGAGGCCCGGAACTGA
- a CDS encoding acyl-CoA thioesterase, translated as MTEGSPVPFRHARRVAFSETDLTGCLHFANLLRYFEEAEQALFRSLGIPMLWRRDDGVEQGWPRVSAACDLLLPIQLADELQIEVAIERLRPSSVMLQFTVFRREELVARGRLRLACIAARPGQPMRAAPIPEDMQQKFRALMA; from the coding sequence ATGACCGAGGGTTCGCCAGTTCCTTTTCGTCATGCCCGCCGGGTCGCATTCTCCGAAACCGATCTCACGGGCTGTCTGCACTTCGCAAATCTGCTGCGATATTTCGAAGAAGCCGAGCAGGCACTCTTTCGCTCGCTGGGCATTCCCATGCTCTGGCGACGAGATGATGGTGTCGAACAAGGCTGGCCGCGCGTCTCGGCCGCTTGCGACCTGCTGCTGCCGATTCAACTGGCCGACGAACTGCAAATCGAAGTTGCCATTGAGCGCCTGCGTCCCAGCAGTGTGATGTTGCAGTTCACGGTCTTTCGCCGGGAAGAACTCGTCGCCCGCGGTCGGTTGCGGCTGGCGTGCATTGCCGCCCGCCCCGGTCAACCGATGCGCGCGGCTCCCATTCCCGAAGATATGCAGCAGAAGTTTCGCGCGCTCATGGCCTAG
- a CDS encoding SLC13 family permease, translating to MMLLAAFDPRFIWNYLPFTQGQFTLSLVLGTLGLLTFTNLAPDVVLILGVCLLVLMGILTPGEALSGMSNEGMITVAILFVVGAGVQQTGGVDWIAKRIFGRPKTALSAISRLVFPTMFFSAFMNNTPLVAMLIPAVGDLARRERIPASKLMIPLSYAAILGGTCTLIGTSTNLVVQGMWIKEGHPALGMFDITWVGLPAALIGALYIIFAAHFLLPDRRPAVSTTDDPREYTVEMHVQPGSPLAGKSIENAGLRHLPGLFLAEIEREGVVIPAVSPQEILHGGDRLLFVGNVESVVELQKIRGLAPATDEVFKLSAPRPQRCLIEAVVSNTCPFVGSTIRESRFRNHYNAVVVAVARNGVRLHQKIGDIILKPGDVLLVEAHPSFAEQQRSSRDFFLVSTVENSTPPHHEKALIATGLLMMLVFLTTIEVLPVVVAAFLVAGLMILTRCLSVENARKSINWEVLLAIAAAFALGKALEVSGAAKQVADGLLSLAGTNPWLALVIIYFTTVTVTELITNTAAAALMFPFAMATASNLGVNPMPFVIVIMMGASAGFATPIGYQTNLMVYGPGGYRFSDYVRVGLPLDILIGIVTIIITPWIFPF from the coding sequence ATGATGCTGCTTGCCGCCTTCGATCCGAGATTCATCTGGAACTACCTGCCCTTTACGCAGGGGCAGTTTACGCTGTCGCTGGTCTTGGGCACGCTTGGTTTGCTCACGTTCACCAATCTGGCTCCCGACGTGGTGCTGATTTTGGGGGTGTGCCTGCTGGTGCTGATGGGCATTCTGACGCCCGGCGAAGCCCTCTCGGGCATGTCGAACGAGGGGATGATTACGGTCGCGATTCTGTTTGTGGTCGGAGCCGGGGTGCAGCAAACCGGAGGCGTCGATTGGATCGCCAAGCGAATCTTCGGGCGGCCGAAGACTGCCCTCTCGGCCATTTCGCGACTCGTCTTTCCGACGATGTTCTTCAGCGCATTCATGAACAACACGCCCCTGGTGGCGATGCTTATTCCTGCCGTCGGCGACCTGGCCCGCCGCGAACGAATTCCTGCCTCGAAGTTGATGATTCCACTTAGCTATGCCGCGATTCTGGGTGGCACCTGCACTTTGATTGGCACCAGCACCAACCTGGTGGTGCAAGGCATGTGGATTAAGGAAGGTCATCCCGCGCTGGGAATGTTCGATATCACTTGGGTCGGCTTGCCGGCCGCGCTGATCGGGGCGTTGTACATCATCTTTGCAGCCCACTTTCTGCTTCCCGATCGTCGCCCGGCCGTCAGCACGACCGACGACCCGCGTGAGTACACCGTTGAGATGCACGTGCAGCCCGGCAGTCCGCTGGCGGGAAAGTCGATCGAGAACGCGGGACTGCGACACTTGCCGGGGCTGTTCCTGGCCGAGATCGAGCGGGAAGGTGTCGTTATTCCTGCCGTTTCGCCGCAAGAGATTTTGCATGGCGGCGACCGGCTGCTGTTCGTGGGTAATGTAGAGTCAGTGGTCGAGTTGCAGAAGATTCGCGGCCTGGCTCCAGCAACCGACGAAGTCTTCAAGCTGTCGGCACCTCGTCCGCAGCGGTGCTTGATCGAAGCGGTGGTTAGCAACACGTGCCCGTTTGTCGGCAGCACCATTCGCGAGTCGCGTTTCCGCAATCACTACAACGCAGTGGTTGTCGCCGTTGCCCGCAATGGTGTGAGGCTGCATCAGAAGATCGGCGATATCATTCTCAAGCCGGGCGACGTGCTGCTGGTCGAGGCGCATCCGTCGTTCGCCGAACAGCAACGAAGTTCGCGAGATTTCTTTCTCGTTTCGACCGTCGAGAATTCGACGCCACCTCATCATGAGAAAGCGCTGATTGCAACTGGCCTGCTGATGATGCTGGTGTTCCTCACCACGATCGAAGTTCTGCCAGTGGTCGTTGCTGCGTTTCTGGTTGCCGGGCTGATGATCCTCACGCGGTGCCTTTCCGTCGAGAATGCTCGCAAGAGCATCAACTGGGAAGTACTGCTGGCCATTGCGGCAGCTTTCGCCTTGGGCAAGGCCCTGGAGGTCAGCGGCGCGGCGAAGCAGGTGGCCGACGGACTATTATCGCTGGCAGGGACGAATCCTTGGCTGGCACTGGTGATCATCTATTTCACGACCGTAACCGTGACCGAGCTCATCACCAACACTGCTGCGGCGGCACTGATGTTCCCCTTCGCCATGGCCACCGCCTCCAACCTGGGGGTCAACCCGATGCCCTTCGTGATTGTGATCATGATGGGTGCTTCGGCCGGCTTTGCGACCCCGATCGGGTACCAGACGAATCTGATGGTCTACGGCCCGGGTGGCTATCGCTTCAGCGACTATGTGCGCGTCGGCCTGCCCCTTGATATCTTGATTGGCATCGTGACGATCATCATCACGCCGTGGATTTTTCCGTTCTAA
- a CDS encoding DUF1559 family PulG-like putative transporter, with product MRSGRFRRPVCAVANRGFTLVELLVVIAIIGVLVALLLPAVQAARESARRSTCQNNLKQHVLSLHNFEDAYLQLPPMVSAGWTSAHATQEKFKGAIGFTFFTWLLPYIEQKPLYDASAMNVGTVVNGRTVYFTPIKAHLCPSEISAPKGIGTTTNASANTWATSNYAGNYYVLGNPSGTTVAQCREGQSRLASLVDGTSNTIVLAERYGICGNTGVVNSSGTNGNLWCDSNLNWRPVFCLNPSKEPALATGAYPPCAKFQQSPHWYNNCEYLRTQTPHPGGIIVAMADGSVKSIPHSIADAVWAAACDPTDGVPLTNWP from the coding sequence ATGCGGTCTGGCCGGTTTCGTCGACCTGTGTGCGCGGTAGCGAACCGCGGTTTTACTTTGGTCGAATTGCTAGTGGTCATTGCGATCATTGGGGTGCTGGTGGCGCTCCTGTTGCCGGCGGTTCAAGCGGCCCGCGAATCGGCCCGCCGATCGACTTGCCAGAACAACCTCAAGCAGCATGTTCTGTCGTTGCATAACTTCGAAGATGCCTATCTTCAGTTGCCACCGATGGTGTCGGCTGGCTGGACTTCTGCCCACGCCACGCAAGAGAAGTTTAAGGGAGCCATTGGTTTTACGTTCTTTACCTGGCTGTTGCCGTACATCGAACAGAAGCCGCTGTACGATGCATCGGCAATGAATGTGGGAACCGTGGTAAACGGGCGAACGGTTTATTTCACGCCAATCAAGGCTCATCTCTGTCCGAGCGAGATCAGTGCTCCCAAAGGAATTGGAACCACGACCAACGCCAGTGCCAACACGTGGGCGACGAGCAACTATGCCGGCAATTACTACGTGCTTGGCAATCCGTCGGGCACGACGGTCGCCCAATGCCGAGAGGGGCAATCGCGCCTGGCCAGCCTTGTCGATGGCACTAGCAACACGATTGTTTTGGCAGAGCGCTATGGTATTTGCGGTAACACGGGAGTCGTCAACAGTAGCGGCACAAACGGCAATCTGTGGTGCGATTCGAACCTCAATTGGCGGCCCGTGTTTTGTTTGAATCCATCCAAAGAGCCGGCCCTAGCGACCGGAGCTTATCCGCCGTGCGCCAAGTTTCAGCAGTCGCCGCATTGGTACAACAACTGCGAATATTTGCGGACACAAACACCCCATCCCGGCGGCATCATCGTCGCCATGGCCGACGGCAGCGTGAAATCGATTCCGCACTCGATTGCCGATGCCGTGTGGGCTGCGGCCTGTGATCCCACCGACGGCGTTCCCCTGACAAACTGGCCGTAG